In bacterium, the genomic stretch TCCCCGCATCTCGAGCCAGATCGTCGCGTTCCGCGACCTCCGCCCGTCGTGGGCGGAACGGGCCCTTCGCGCGAACAAGGGGGTTGAACACGTCACAGACCCGCCGCATACTGCCCGGCAGTCACAAACACCACCGGTTTCTTGCTTCACGACGTCGAGGGAACCGGAACCGGGATCAATTCGGGAGCGGACCCGCCGGGGGATAGCGGACCGCGTTCGGACCAAAGGAGGTGGTGGCTGGGGGATGGGCCCGCGGGGTTGGGCCGCGTTCGCGCGATTTTCGCGTTCTCGCCGTCTCGGGTATGGATCACGAACCACCGAGTCAGGACGCCCGGAGGCAACCAAGGGTGTCGGGTTGGCCCGACAGCCGGAGACGGGTGTGCCGGCCGAAGCTTCCGTGCGCCGACAACCCCGTCCCCTCCAGCACTTCCTAACCTGGCCGGATGGCGCGGATCCTGCTGTGCACCAATCCCTCCGCCTCCGGGTTCACCGGCGGGCTCCACCGATCGGTGGTCGCCCGGCTCCGGGAGAGCTACGAGGTCGAGACCGAGTGGCCGAAGAGCACCGCCGAGGCCCGATCGATCAGCGCGGCCGCCGCCGCCGACCGGTTCGACGTGGTGGTGGCGATGGGCGGGGACGGCGTGGTCCACCACATCGCCAACGGCCTGGCCGGGACCGGCACCGCTCTCGGGATCATCCCGGCCGGCACCACCAACGTGCTCGCCCGGATACTGGGCCTACCCCGCAAACCCCGGGCCGCCACCGAGTTCATCTGCGATCAGCCCCCGGTGGAGACCGTGCCGACCGCCATGCTCACCCTCGACCACGGGGAATCGGGCGTGGAGAGCCGGCTGGCCACGTTCTCGTGCGGCGCCGGGTTCGACGCCGCCGTCGTGGAGCGGGCCGAGCAGGAGCCTCATCGCAAGTATCGCTTCTCCGGGCTGCACTACGCCCGCTCGGCCGCCTCGGTCGCCTGGACGGGGTTCTCCGAGCGGTCTCCGGACCTGGAGGTGACGGCACGGGACCGGTCGGCCGAGGCGGTGGCCGTGTTCGTCAGCCTGTACGACCGCTACACCTACTTCGGGCGCATCCCCGTCCGCTTCGGAACTCACGAGGCCGGCACGCTGTCCGTGCTCGTGGCCCGCGAGCTGCCAAGGCGACGCCTGGTCTCGATCCTGCGGCGGATCGTCACCGGCGCGGGGCTATCCGGCGCCGACGGATTCGAGGTCTGGACCGGCGTCACCTCGGTGGAGGTGTCCGCGCCCGGCGGGTTCCCCGCGCAGGCTGACGGCGAGTTGCTGAGATCCCCGGTGAGGTTCTCGGTCGCCGCCCGCCCCGACCACCTCCGGGTGCTGAAGCCCGGGTCCACGGAGCGGTCCGGACCCGACGACATTCCCAGAAAAGGCCCGGATGACGGGTAACATCCGGCGCGGTGGTTGGCAATGAGTCCCCATGTCCGGTTCGCGCCGTCTAGTCCTCTTCCTGGGAGTACCGATCCTCGCTCTGGGGGTCCTCGTCGTCGTGATCATGAACCAGGACGGCGCCGGCACCACACCGGGTAGCGGCGGTACCGCAACCACCCGACTCGACCCCTCCCGCATGGAAGCGATATCCGCGCTGACCGACCTGGAGAACAGTCTGGCGCTCACCCCGATCCGCATCGAGGTGAGCGAGTCGAGCTTCAGCCTGCTCCCGGCGGCCATCGGCTTCGACCTGGATGAGAACGCCACGCTCGACACGGCGCTGGCGGACCGCTCGCTGGATGCGATTCTCGAGGACCTCCGGCGCCGGGGGGACGATTCGGGGGCCGGCCTGCCCTGGTCGATCTCGGGAACCATCGACGAGACGGCGCTCGATGGACTGCTGGACCTCTACGAATCGGCCCTGGTGGCACCGGACGAGGGAGGTGTCGACATCCGCGGTTCGGGTCCCGTGGCCCGCTACCCCCGAACCGGCTTCGTGATCGATCGGGCCGCGGCGCGTAACCAGATCGTCGATGCGCTGCTCGGCCAGCCCCGTGCCGACGCGGTGCGGTTGCCGACGGTCGAGGTGCAACCCGTCCTGCCCAGGGCCGCGGTGGACGCGGCGCTGGCAGAAGCCTCCGTGCTGCTGGCGGGACCGGTCACCCTGACCCGCAGCGATCCCGCCGCCACCCTCCATCTCGATGTCGGCCAGCTGGGCCGCGCCCTCACCACGGAGGTCGTGAACGACCCGGCCCCGGGTCTCCGGGTCGCCTTCGATCGGGATGTGATCAACGAGTATCTGAACCCCCTC encodes the following:
- a CDS encoding diacylglycerol kinase family protein, with product MARILLCTNPSASGFTGGLHRSVVARLRESYEVETEWPKSTAEARSISAAAAADRFDVVVAMGGDGVVHHIANGLAGTGTALGIIPAGTTNVLARILGLPRKPRAATEFICDQPPVETVPTAMLTLDHGESGVESRLATFSCGAGFDAAVVERAEQEPHRKYRFSGLHYARSAASVAWTGFSERSPDLEVTARDRSAEAVAVFVSLYDRYTYFGRIPVRFGTHEAGTLSVLVARELPRRRLVSILRRIVTGAGLSGADGFEVWTGVTSVEVSAPGGFPAQADGELLRSPVRFSVAARPDHLRVLKPGSTERSGPDDIPRKGPDDG